In Juglans regia cultivar Chandler chromosome 13, Walnut 2.0, whole genome shotgun sequence, the following proteins share a genomic window:
- the LOC108990802 gene encoding uncharacterized protein LOC108990802: MARQIVVLLLVIFAVVGLAFAETQTPTSAPAPNNDDIGNTDDGSSGNEVVAAPVGGPVSADVFPPTDAEGPGTNASGAAALKAYGVAGTLVAGAVAGFFSFY, encoded by the coding sequence ATGGCACGCCAAATCGTCGTTCTTCTCCTAGTTATCTTTGCTGTTGTCGGGCTGGCTTTCGCCGAGACACAGACCCCAACCTCTGCACCTGCCCCAAACAACGACGATATTGGAAACACTGACGACGGAAGCAGTGGTAACGAGGTCGTTGCGGCCCCAGTCGGTGGACCTGTGTCTGCTGATGTTTTCCCTCCAACCGATGCTGAAGGTCCTGGGACAAATGCTAGTGGCGCTGCTGCCCTCAAGGCCTACGGCGTCGCTGGAACCTTGGTGGCTGGTGCTGTTGCTGGCTTctttagtttttattaa